One part of the Magallana gigas chromosome 5, xbMagGiga1.1, whole genome shotgun sequence genome encodes these proteins:
- the LOC136275630 gene encoding uncharacterized protein, which yields MGPAPLLGQEEEAMLVSHLKAMASFGYGYTRKEVTNMASDYAIQLRKRTKQQKPLTLKWFRGFMKRWPDLKKGITLNHAPPHVESGTGDTPQAVTTGKSSTVTILGCGSASGVAIPPYFVFPGMRMRSELMEGSTPGAAGDVTESGWSNSVIFLQYLQSHFVHYVSGGLDEPVLLLLDGHRSHVSVAAVEWAKEHNIVLHVLPAHTSHSLQPMDVGCYGPLQKIYNNLCHQKMRATSTVITKQDVCALACQAYSKALSAQNLQFAFRKCGIYPFNADVVPAEALAPSSVLTQRNEEEDN from the exons ATGGGGCCAGCACCATTGCTTGGACAAGAAGAGGAGGCTATGCTTGTTTCGCATTTGAAAGCAATGGCCTCATTTGGTTATGGGTATACCCGAAAAGAGGTGACCAATATGGCATCTGACTATGCTATTCAGCTACGCAAGAGAACCAAGCAGCAGAAACCTCTCACATTAAAATGGTTTAGAGGGTTCATGAAGCGTTGGCCAGATCTGAAG AAGGGGATCACACTCAACCATGCACCTCCTCATGTGGAATCCGGCACTGGAGACACGCCACAAGCTGTAACAACAGGAAAATCCTCTACGGTTACCATTCTGGGATGTGGTAGTGCCTCTGGAGTTGCCATTCCACCATATTTTGTCTTTCCTGGTATGCGGATGAGGTCCGAGTTGATGGAAGGCTCAACACCTGGAGCAGCTGGTGATGTCACAGAGAGTGGATGGTCAAACTCTGTTATATTTCTTCAGTATTTACAGAGCCACTTTGTTCATTATGTTTCTGGTGGACTCGATGAACCAGTTTTGCTGCTATTAGATGGGCATAGGTCTCACGTTTCAGTTGCAGCTGTTGAATGGGCAAAGGAACACAATATCGTGTTGCATGTTTTGCCAGCGCACACTAGTCATAGTCTTCAGCCCATGGATGTTGGTTGCTATGGCCCTTTACagaaaatttataacaatttgtGCCACCAAAAGATGAGAGCAACATCAACAGTAATCACCAAACAGGATGTTTGTGCCCTAGCATGCCAGGCATACAGCAAAGCTTTATCAGCTCAAAATCTTCAGTTTGCCTTCCGCAAGTGTGGAATTTATCCTTTTAATGCTGATGTGGTGCCAGCAGAAGCTCTTGCCCCTTCTTCGGTATTGACTCAAAGGAACGAGGAAGAAGACAATTAA
- the LOC105341812 gene encoding aquaporin-1, translating to MEGYFMHVSKKVAEARFGKEQEEEKVYSVRELKSWKFWRAVMAEFVGTLLFVFLGCASTLTNPVNPVRVALAFGLAIMALIQMFGHISGGHFNPAVSLGLLASFQITIFRALFYTIAQTIGAIVGGMILKGATPGSFHANLGVTKVANGYTLVQGVGIELILTFCLVFVIVATTDGNRTDFGSISLKIGLTVAMLHFSCITLTGSSMNPARSLGSAVASGDYDTHWVYWVGPILGGCIATLLYKFLFMPHRGAISNEEATHKLLAEGDMIAIPRDYFTGSSEASSNGKKQETFKL from the exons ATGGAGGGCTACTTCATGCACGTTTCCAAAAAAGTTGCAGAAGCAAGGTTCGGGAAAGAACAAGAGGAGGAGAAAGTATACTCGGTGCGGGAGCTGAAGAGCTGGAAATTTTGGCGGGCGGTGATGGCTGAGTTCGTGGGTACCTTGTTGTTTGTGTTCCTGGGCTGTGCCTCGACTTTGACTAATCCAGTCAACCCCGTCAGG GTGGCGCTCGCCTTTGGACTTGCCATCATGGCCCTGATTCAGATGTTCGGGCACATTTCGGGTGGACATTTCAACCCAGCCGTTTCCTTGGGGTTGTTGGCCAGTTTTCAGATTACCATATTTAGAGCGCTCTTTTATACAATAGCGCAGACAATCGGTGCCATCGTGGGAGGCATGATTCTGAAGGG GGCGACTCCTGGGTCTTTTCATGCTAATCTTGGAGTGACAAAAGTTGCCAATGGTTACACTCTTGTGCAAGGAGTTGGCATCGAATTGATTCTGACATTTTGCCTTGTTTTCGTCATTGTTGCGACCACGGACGGAAATCGTACCGATTTTGGAAGCATCTCTCTCAAGATCGGTCTCACTGTTGCAATGCTCCATTTTTCTTGC ATCACGTTGACTGGCTCTAGTATGAACCCTGCCCGTTCTTTGGGAAGTGCCGTGGCCTCTGGGGACTATGACACACATTGG GTATATTGGGTTGGGCCTATACTTGGGGGTTGTATAGCTACCTTGCTATACAAATTCCTTTTCATGCCTCATAGAGGAGCAATATCAAACGAAGAGGCTACACACAAATTAC tTGCAGAAGGAGATATGATAGCTATTCCGAGAGATTATTTTACCGGAAGTTCAGAGGCGTCCTCTAACGGCAAAAAGCAAGAGACATTCAAATTGTAA